In one Physeter macrocephalus isolate SW-GA unplaced genomic scaffold, ASM283717v5 random_27, whole genome shotgun sequence genomic region, the following are encoded:
- the CTDSP2 gene encoding carboxy-terminal domain RNA polymerase II polypeptide A small phosphatase 2 isoform X1 — MEHGSIITQARREDALVLTKQGLVSKSSPKKPRGRNIFKALFCCFRAQHVGQSSSSTELSAYKEEANTIAKSDLLQCLQYQFYQIPGTCLLPEVTEEDQGRICVVIDLDETLVHSSFKPINNADFIVPVEIEGTTHQVYVLKRPYVDEFLRRMGELFECVLFTASLAKYADPVTDLLDRCGVFRARLFRESCVFHQGCYVKDLSRLGRDLRKTLILDNSPASYIFHPENAVPVQSWFDDMADTELLNLIPIFEELSAAEDVYTSLGQLRAP; from the exons ATGGAACACGGCTCCATCATCACCCAGGCGCGGAGGGAAGACGCCCTGGTGCTCACCAAGCAAG GCCTGGTCTCCAAGTCCTCTCCTAAGAAGCCTCGCGGACGTAACATCTTCAAGGCCCTTTTCTGCTGTTTTCGCGCCCAGCATGTTGGCCAGTCAAGCTCCTCCACTGAGCTCTCCGCATACAAGGAGGAAGCCAACACCATTGCTAAG TCGGATCTGCTCCAGTGTCTCCAGTACCAGTTTTATCAG ATTCCAGGGACCTGTCTGCTCCCGGAGGTGACAGAGGAAGATCAAGGAAGAATCTGCGTGGTCATTGACTTGGATGAAACCCTTGTGCATAGCTCCTTTAAG CCAATCAACAACGCTGACTTCATAGTGCCTGTAGAGATCGAAGGGACCACTCACCAG GTGTACGTGCTCAAGAGGCCTTACGTGGATGAGTTCCTGAGACGAATGGGGGAACTCTTTGAATGTGTTCTCTTCACTGCCAGCCTAGCCAAG TATGCTGACCCTGTGACGGATCTGCTGGACAGGTGTGGGGTATTCCGGGCCCGCCTGTTCCGTGAGTCCTGTGTGTTTCACCAGGGCTGCTATGTCAAGGACCTCAGCCGCCTGGGAAGGGACCTGAGGAAAACCCTCATTCTGGACAACTCGCCTGCTTCTTACATCTTCCACCCAGAGAATGCA GTGCCTGTGCAGTCTTGGTTTGATGACATGGCGGACACCGAGTTGCTGAACCTGATCCCAATCTTTGAGGAGCTGAGCGCAGCAGAGGATGTCTACACCAGCCTTGGGCAGCTGCGGGCCCCTTAG
- the CTDSP2 gene encoding carboxy-terminal domain RNA polymerase II polypeptide A small phosphatase 2 isoform X2, translating to MEHGSIITQARREDALVLTKQGLVSKSSPKKPRGRNIFKALFCCFRAQHVGQSSSSTELSAYKEEANTIAKSDLLQCLQYQFYQIPGTCLLPEVTEEDQGRICVVIDLDETLVHSSFKVYVLKRPYVDEFLRRMGELFECVLFTASLAKYADPVTDLLDRCGVFRARLFRESCVFHQGCYVKDLSRLGRDLRKTLILDNSPASYIFHPENAVPVQSWFDDMADTELLNLIPIFEELSAAEDVYTSLGQLRAP from the exons ATGGAACACGGCTCCATCATCACCCAGGCGCGGAGGGAAGACGCCCTGGTGCTCACCAAGCAAG GCCTGGTCTCCAAGTCCTCTCCTAAGAAGCCTCGCGGACGTAACATCTTCAAGGCCCTTTTCTGCTGTTTTCGCGCCCAGCATGTTGGCCAGTCAAGCTCCTCCACTGAGCTCTCCGCATACAAGGAGGAAGCCAACACCATTGCTAAG TCGGATCTGCTCCAGTGTCTCCAGTACCAGTTTTATCAG ATTCCAGGGACCTGTCTGCTCCCGGAGGTGACAGAGGAAGATCAAGGAAGAATCTGCGTGGTCATTGACTTGGATGAAACCCTTGTGCATAGCTCCTTTAAG GTGTACGTGCTCAAGAGGCCTTACGTGGATGAGTTCCTGAGACGAATGGGGGAACTCTTTGAATGTGTTCTCTTCACTGCCAGCCTAGCCAAG TATGCTGACCCTGTGACGGATCTGCTGGACAGGTGTGGGGTATTCCGGGCCCGCCTGTTCCGTGAGTCCTGTGTGTTTCACCAGGGCTGCTATGTCAAGGACCTCAGCCGCCTGGGAAGGGACCTGAGGAAAACCCTCATTCTGGACAACTCGCCTGCTTCTTACATCTTCCACCCAGAGAATGCA GTGCCTGTGCAGTCTTGGTTTGATGACATGGCGGACACCGAGTTGCTGAACCTGATCCCAATCTTTGAGGAGCTGAGCGCAGCAGAGGATGTCTACACCAGCCTTGGGCAGCTGCGGGCCCCTTAG